In Caloenas nicobarica isolate bCalNic1 chromosome 5, bCalNic1.hap1, whole genome shotgun sequence, a single genomic region encodes these proteins:
- the RAD9A gene encoding cell cycle checkpoint control protein RAD9A isoform X1, protein MKCIVTGGNVKVLGRAVHSLSRIGDELYLEPTESGLSLRAVNSSRSAFASFLFAPLFFQLYEPGSHQPDRELVRCKVLMKSFLGVFRSLPSLEKTVGKCLILLKPRANRLVVQLHCKYGVTKTHNLAFQECELLQAVFDTQHCASSLRAPARVLVEAVVHFPQTLAEVTLGAGPGGKISLRNYVEDEAAPSKTMVTELRLAEDEFQTVAVTPGSHITFCLKEFRGLLTFAEASNLPLTIHYDAPGRPVIFTLEDTVLEVHLVLATLSDPESDLQPPTANGVSHLPAPSDDFADDLESYMIAMETSAYEDGPSGVPPSPTFPLRTPHPAESDPEEEEEGAVPGTPPHKKFRSLFFGSVLTPRGPSPAPTQEVLAEDSDGEN, encoded by the exons ATGAAGTGCATCGTCACCGGTGGCAACGTCAAag tCCTGGGCCGAGCTGTGCACTCCCTGTCCCGCATTGGAGACGAGCTGTACCTGGAGCCCACCGAGAGCGGG CTGTCCCTCCGTGCCGTCAACTCCTCACGCTCCGCCTTCGCCTCCTTCCTCTTCGCACCCCTCTTCTTCCAGCTGTACGAGCCGGGCAGCCACCAGCCCGACAGGGAGCTCGTCCGATGCAAAGTGCTAATGAAG TCCTTCCTGGGCGTCTTCCGCTCGCTGCCCTCACTGGAGAAGACGGTGGGGAAATGTCTGATCCTGCTCAAACCCCGTGCGAACCGCCTGGTCGTGCAGCTCCACTGCAAGTATG GTGTCACCAAGACCCACAATTTGGCGTTCCAGGAGTGCGAGCTGCTCCAGGCCGTGTTCGACACCCAGCACTGCGCCAGCAGCCTCCGCGCCCCAGCACG GGTGCTGGTGGAGGCTGTTGTCCACTTCCCCCAGACGCTGGCTGAGGTGACGCTAGGCGCTGGCCCCGGGGGCAAGATCAGCCTCCGAAACTATGTGGAGGACGAGGCGG caccgaGCAAGACGATGGTGACGGAGCTGCGGTTGGCCGAGGACGAGTTCCAGACAGTGGCCGTGACCCCAGGCTCCCACATCACCTTCTGCCTCAAGGAATTTCGG gggctgctgaCCTTCGCTGAGGCCTCCAACCTGCCCCTCACCATCCACTACGATGCACCCGGCAG GCCGGTGATTTTCACTCTGGAAGACACGGTGCTGGAGGTTCACCTGGTGCTGGCCACCCTCTCGGACCCCGAAAGCGACCTGCAGCCCCCCACGGCCAACGG CGTCTCCCACCTGCCCGCCCCGTCAGACGACTTCGCCGATGACCTTGAGTCCTACATGATCGCCATGGAAACCAGCGCCTACGAGGATGGTCCCTCGggggtgccccccagccccaccttCCCTCTGCGCACCCCCCATCCAGCCGAAAGCGaccctgaggaggaggaggaaggagctgtgCCAGGGACGCCCCCTCACAAGAAG TTTCGCTCCCTGTTTTTTGGCTCCGTGTTGACTCCGAGggggcccagcccggcccccaCCCAGGAGGTGCTGGCAGAGGACAGCGATGGCGAGAACTGA
- the RAD9A gene encoding cell cycle checkpoint control protein RAD9A isoform X2: MKCIVTGGNVKVLGRAVHSLSRIGDELYLEPTESGSFLGVFRSLPSLEKTVGKCLILLKPRANRLVVQLHCKYGVTKTHNLAFQECELLQAVFDTQHCASSLRAPARVLVEAVVHFPQTLAEVTLGAGPGGKISLRNYVEDEAAPSKTMVTELRLAEDEFQTVAVTPGSHITFCLKEFRGLLTFAEASNLPLTIHYDAPGRPVIFTLEDTVLEVHLVLATLSDPESDLQPPTANGVSHLPAPSDDFADDLESYMIAMETSAYEDGPSGVPPSPTFPLRTPHPAESDPEEEEEGAVPGTPPHKKFRSLFFGSVLTPRGPSPAPTQEVLAEDSDGEN; the protein is encoded by the exons ATGAAGTGCATCGTCACCGGTGGCAACGTCAAag tCCTGGGCCGAGCTGTGCACTCCCTGTCCCGCATTGGAGACGAGCTGTACCTGGAGCCCACCGAGAGCGGG TCCTTCCTGGGCGTCTTCCGCTCGCTGCCCTCACTGGAGAAGACGGTGGGGAAATGTCTGATCCTGCTCAAACCCCGTGCGAACCGCCTGGTCGTGCAGCTCCACTGCAAGTATG GTGTCACCAAGACCCACAATTTGGCGTTCCAGGAGTGCGAGCTGCTCCAGGCCGTGTTCGACACCCAGCACTGCGCCAGCAGCCTCCGCGCCCCAGCACG GGTGCTGGTGGAGGCTGTTGTCCACTTCCCCCAGACGCTGGCTGAGGTGACGCTAGGCGCTGGCCCCGGGGGCAAGATCAGCCTCCGAAACTATGTGGAGGACGAGGCGG caccgaGCAAGACGATGGTGACGGAGCTGCGGTTGGCCGAGGACGAGTTCCAGACAGTGGCCGTGACCCCAGGCTCCCACATCACCTTCTGCCTCAAGGAATTTCGG gggctgctgaCCTTCGCTGAGGCCTCCAACCTGCCCCTCACCATCCACTACGATGCACCCGGCAG GCCGGTGATTTTCACTCTGGAAGACACGGTGCTGGAGGTTCACCTGGTGCTGGCCACCCTCTCGGACCCCGAAAGCGACCTGCAGCCCCCCACGGCCAACGG CGTCTCCCACCTGCCCGCCCCGTCAGACGACTTCGCCGATGACCTTGAGTCCTACATGATCGCCATGGAAACCAGCGCCTACGAGGATGGTCCCTCGggggtgccccccagccccaccttCCCTCTGCGCACCCCCCATCCAGCCGAAAGCGaccctgaggaggaggaggaaggagctgtgCCAGGGACGCCCCCTCACAAGAAG TTTCGCTCCCTGTTTTTTGGCTCCGTGTTGACTCCGAGggggcccagcccggcccccaCCCAGGAGGTGCTGGCAGAGGACAGCGATGGCGAGAACTGA
- the PPP1CA gene encoding serine/threonine-protein phosphatase PP1-alpha catalytic subunit: MADTEKLNLDSIISRLLEVQGSRPGKNVQLTENEIRGLCLKSREIFLSQPILLELEAPLKICGDIHGQYYDLLRLFEYGGFPPESNYLFLGDYVDRGKQSLETICLLLAYKIKYPENFFLLRGNHECASINRIYGFYDECKRRYNIKLWKTFTDCFNCLPIAAIVDEKIFCCHGGLSPDLQSMEQIRRIMRPTDVPDQGLLCDLLWSDPDKDVQGWGENDRGVSFTFGAEVVAKFLHKHDLDLICRAHQVVEDGYEFFAKRQLVTLFSAPNYCGEFDNAGAMMSVDETLMCSFQILKPADKNKGKYGQFSGLNPAGRPVTPPRNSAKAKK; the protein is encoded by the exons TCCAAGGGTCGCGGCCAGGGAAGAACGTGCAGCTGACAGAGAACGAGATCCGGGGGCTGTGTCTGAAGTCGCGGGAGATCTTCCTCAGCCAGCCCatcctgctggagctggaggcacCGCTCAAGATCTGCG GTGACATCCACGGACAGTACTACGACCTCCTGCGGCTTTTTGAGTACGGGGGCTTCCCCCCCGAGAGTAACTACTTGTTCCTGGGTGACTACGTGGACCGGGGCAAGCAGTCGCTGGAGACCATCTGCCTCCTGCTCGCCTATAAGATCAAATACCCCGAGAACTTCTTCCTCCTGCGTGGCAACCACGAGTGTGCCAGCATCAACCGCATCTATGGCTTCTACGACGAGT GCAAGCGACGGTACAACATCAAGCTCTGGAAAACTTTCACCGATTGCTTCAACTGTTTGCCCATCGCCGCCATCGTGGACGAGAAGATCTTCTGCTGCCACGGAG GGCTGTCTCCCGACCTGCAATCGATGGAGCAGATCCGGCGGATCATGCGTCCCACGGACGTGCCGGATCAGGGTTTGCTGTGCGACCTGCTCTGGTCCGACCCGGACAAGgatgtgcagggctggggcgaGAATGATCGCGGCGTCTCCTTCACCTTCGGGGCCGAGGTGGTGGCCAAATTCCTGCACAAACACGACCTGGATCTCATCTGTCGGGCGCACCAG GTGGTAGAGGACGGCTACGAGTTCTTTGCCAAGCGCCAGCTCGTCACCCTCTTCTCGGCGCCCAACTACTGCGGGGAGTTCGACAACGCGGGCGCCATGATGAGCGTGGATGAAACACTGATGTGTTCCTTCCAG ATTCTGAAGCCAGCTGACAAGAACAAGGGCAAATACGGGCAGTTCAGTGGGCTGAACCCCGCAGGACGCCCCGTCACCCCTCCCCGCAACTCTGCCAAAGCCAAGAAATGA